In Gossypium hirsutum isolate 1008001.06 chromosome D06, Gossypium_hirsutum_v2.1, whole genome shotgun sequence, one genomic interval encodes:
- the LOC107918198 gene encoding tRNA (carboxymethyluridine(34)-5-O)-methyltransferase yields MIFKSLRAGRYVHQFWSKSTLFLDCICGLGYSVISSSMKEIKVKDASPMCTLAPDTEPRIQSSSSVSEDRKCSSISVKSTPEIEKKYVHHVYDAIAPHFSSTRFAKWPKVAAFLESLPTGSLILDAGCGNGKYLGLNSSCYFIGCDISPSLIKICADRGHEVLVADAVNLPYRTNFGDAAISIAVLHHLSTENRRKKAIEELVRVVKKGGLVLITVWAVEQEDKSLLTKWTPLTERYLEEWIGPGSPRVRGPSSFTLESIPETEENGLGGHPKDSRVSLTENMQQSSRSTPQNEDDSMVSRDGKSQQEYFVPWHLPYHRAEVSGASAGALANGLAKKDDKKGAVVYNRYYHVFGEGELERLVSGMDNAVIVDKFYDKSNWCIILEKTLEG; encoded by the exons ATGATTTTTAAATCTCTTAGAGCTGGTAGATACGTTCATCAATTTTGGAGTAAAAGCACTCTATTCCTTGATTGTATCTGTGGACTTGGTTATTCAGTAATTTCTAGCAGTATGAAAGAAATCAAAGTAAAAGATGCTTCTCCTATGTGTACTCTTGCACCTGATACTGAACCCAGAATCCAATCATCTTCCTCTGTAAGTGAGGACCGTAAGTGTTCATCTATAAGTGTGAAATCTACCCctgaaatagaaaagaaatatgTTCATCATGTTTATGATGCTATTGCCCCCCATTTTAGTTCCACCCGCTTTGCCAAGTGGCCCAAGGTCGCTGCTTTCTTGGAATCTTTGCCTACTGGTTCACTTATCTTAGATGCAGGATGTGGAAATGGGAAATATCTAGGTTTAAATTCTAGCTGCTATTTTATAGGATGTGATATAAGTCCTTCCCTTATCAAAATATGTGCTGATAGAGGGCATGAAGTTTTGGTTGCAGATGCTGTTAATCTTCCTTACAGAACTAATTTTGGTGATGCAGCAATCTCTATTGCTGTGTTACATCACTTAAGTACAGAGAATAGGAGAAAGAAAGCGATTGAAGAATTAGTGCGAGTTGTTAAAAAGGGTGGCCTAGTTCTAATAACCGTTTGGGCTGTTGAACAAGAGGATAAGTCATTACTTACCAAATGGACTCCACTTACAGAAAGGTATTTAGAAGAGTGGATAGGACCAGGTAGTCCTCGTGTTCGTGGCCCTTCATCCTTCACTCTAGAAAGCATTCCTGAAACTGAGGAAAATGGTTTGGGTGGGCATCCAAAAGATTCTAGAGTGAGTTTAACTGAGAATATGCAACAATCATCACGCTCAACCCCCCAAAATGAAGATGATTCAATGGTTTCTAGAGATGGAAAGAGTCAGCAGGAATATTTTGTCCCTTGGCACTTACCTTATCACCGTGCCGAAGTTAGTGGTGCCTCTGCTGGTGCTCTAGCAAATGGTCTGGCAAAGAAAGATGATAAGAAGGGTGCTGTAGTGTACAACAGATATTACCATGTGTTCGGTGAAGGCGAGCTTGAGAG gtTGGTATCGGGAATGGATAATGCTGTGATTGTTGATAAGTTTTATGACAAATCAAACTGGTGCATCATTCTTGAGAAAACATTAGAAGGATAA